A stretch of Megalobrama amblycephala isolate DHTTF-2021 linkage group LG14, ASM1881202v1, whole genome shotgun sequence DNA encodes these proteins:
- the LOC125244916 gene encoding gastrula zinc finger protein XlCGF8.2DB-like isoform X2: MPFIKEEREDLKMVFIKEESEDIKIEETFRVKQEESEEQAGLMVLKEESEVEEHDQYKNHHDFTTGEKTFSCSQTEKTSSRKRAKKTGTRRNFTCQQCGKCFNQHENLKVHMRIHTGEKPYTCPQCEKTFSEKVSLKRHMRGHTGEKPYTCQQCGNTFAEKVSLKRHMRIHTGEKPYTCQQCGKCFAEKVSLKRHMRIHTGQKPYTCPQCGKSFSSKGSLKVHMRIHTGENPYTCQQCGNTFNIKGSLKKHMRTHTGEKPYTCPQCEISFTLKESLNRHLRIHTGEKPYTCPQCGKTFAEKVSLNRHMRIHTGEKPYTCPQCGKSFTQIGNLKVHMSVHTGEMPFTCQQCGRSFNRKETLIAT; encoded by the exons ATgccgtttattaaagaggagcgTGAAGACTTAAAGAtggtgtttattaaagaggagagtgaagacataaagattgaagaaacattcagagtgaaacaagAAGAAAGTGAGGAACAAGcag GCCTGATGGTGCtaaaagaggagagtgaagtaGAAGAGCATGATCAATACAAGAATCATCATGATTTCACAACTGGAGAAAAAACTTTTAGTTGCTCACAAACTGAAAagacttcctcacgaaaaaggGCTAAAAAGACAGGAACTAGAAGGaatttcacctgccaacagtgtggaaagtgtTTCAACCAACATGAAAatcttaaagtccacatgagaattcacacaggagagaaaccttacacatgtcctcagtgtgaaaagacttTTTCTGAAAAAGTAAGCCTTAAAAGACACATGAGAggtcacactggagaaaagccttacacttGCCAACAGTGTGGGAACACTTTTGCTGAAAAAGTAAGCCTTAAAagacacatgagaattcacacaggagagaagccttacacctgccaacagtgtggaaagtgtTTTGCTGAAAAAGTAAGCCTTAAAagacacatgagaattcacactggacaGAAGCCTTACacatgccctcagtgtggaaagagtttcagtagtaaaggaagccttaaagtccacatgagaattcatactggagagaacccttatacctgccaacagtgtggaaacaCATTCAATATAAAAGGAAGCCTTAAAAaacacatgagaactcacactggagagaagccttacacctgtcctcagtgtgaaataaGTTTCACTCTAAAAGAAAGCCTTAACAGACACTTGAGAATTCACAcaggagagaaaccttacacatgtcctcagtgtggaaagacttTTGCTGAAAAAGTAAGCCTTAACagacacatgagaattcacactggagagaagccttacacatgccctcagtgtggaaagagtttcactcaaattggaaaccttaaagtccacatgagtgttcacactggagagatgCCTtttacctgccaacagtgtggaagaAGTTTCAACCGAAAAGAAACCTTAATTGCCACATGA
- the LOC125244916 gene encoding gastrula zinc finger protein XlCGF8.2DB-like isoform X3 has product MVLKEESEVEEHDQYKNHHDFTTGEKTFSCSQTEKTSSRKRAKKTGTRRNFTCQQCGKCFNQHENLKVHMRIHTGEKPYTCPQCEKTFSEKVSLKRHMRGHTGEKPYTCQQCGNTFAEKVSLKRHMRIHTGEKPYTCQQCGKCFAEKVSLKRHMRIHTGQKPYTCPQCGKSFSSKGSLKVHMRIHTGENPYTCQQCGNTFNIKGSLKKHMRTHTGEKPYTCPQCEISFTLKESLNRHLRIHTGEKPYTCPQCGKTFAEKVSLNRHMRIHTGEKPYTCPQCGKSFTQIGNLKVHMSVHTGEMPFTCQQCGRSFNRKETLIAT; this is encoded by the coding sequence ATGGTGCtaaaagaggagagtgaagtaGAAGAGCATGATCAATACAAGAATCATCATGATTTCACAACTGGAGAAAAAACTTTTAGTTGCTCACAAACTGAAAagacttcctcacgaaaaaggGCTAAAAAGACAGGAACTAGAAGGaatttcacctgccaacagtgtggaaagtgtTTCAACCAACATGAAAatcttaaagtccacatgagaattcacacaggagagaaaccttacacatgtcctcagtgtgaaaagacttTTTCTGAAAAAGTAAGCCTTAAAAGACACATGAGAggtcacactggagaaaagccttacacttGCCAACAGTGTGGGAACACTTTTGCTGAAAAAGTAAGCCTTAAAagacacatgagaattcacacaggagagaagccttacacctgccaacagtgtggaaagtgtTTTGCTGAAAAAGTAAGCCTTAAAagacacatgagaattcacactggacaGAAGCCTTACacatgccctcagtgtggaaagagtttcagtagtaaaggaagccttaaagtccacatgagaattcatactggagagaacccttatacctgccaacagtgtggaaacaCATTCAATATAAAAGGAAGCCTTAAAAaacacatgagaactcacactggagagaagccttacacctgtcctcagtgtgaaataaGTTTCACTCTAAAAGAAAGCCTTAACAGACACTTGAGAATTCACAcaggagagaaaccttacacatgtcctcagtgtggaaagacttTTGCTGAAAAAGTAAGCCTTAACagacacatgagaattcacactggagagaagccttacacatgccctcagtgtggaaagagtttcactcaaattggaaaccttaaagtccacatgagtgttcacactggagagatgCCTtttacctgccaacagtgtggaagaAGTTTCAACCGAAAAGAAACCTTAATTGCCACATGA